The Panicum virgatum strain AP13 chromosome 5K, P.virgatum_v5, whole genome shotgun sequence genome has a window encoding:
- the LOC120706712 gene encoding heavy metal-associated isoprenylated plant protein 6-like isoform X2 codes for MDCNGCEHKVRKTLRAIDGVSEVYIDQGNHKITVVGMADPERIVKAIRKTKRVPTIFSHKDPAAEAQPPPSEGEAPPPADPPADAPPEEAAPAEHTPETKEAPQAETPTMDAIMVNKMRDYPYGDGHHLYREHWANHPMGMPRVRYDAAPDHVTHNYSHHSTSPFIAEYSYRGSPDQEGRYYYSYNYYPGGGKGDGSQITSMFSDENPNTCSIV; via the coding sequence GTGTTAGCGAAGTATACATAGATCAAGGAAATCACAAGATCACGGTGGTCGGGATGGCTGACCCTGAGAGGATCGTCAAGGCCATCAGGAAGACCAAGAGGGTCCCAACTATCTTCTCACACAAGGATCCCGCAGCCGAGGCTCAGCCTCCACCTTCCGAAGGGGAAGCTCCACCACCAGCCGACCCACCAGCCGACGCCCCTCCGGAAGAGGCAGCTCCAGCTGAGCACACACCGGAGACCAAGGAGGCACCACAGGCAGAAACGCCGACCATGGATGCCATCATGGTAAACAAGATGCGTGACTACCCATATGGGGACGGCCACCACCTGTACAGGGAGCACTGGGCGAACCACCCCATGGGCATGCCTCGGGTCAGATATGATGCTGCACCTGACCATGTAACACACAACTACAGCCACCACAGCACGAGCCCTTTCATAGCCGAGTACAGCTACAGAGGCTCTCCTGATCAAGAAGGAAGGTACTACTACAGCTATAACTACTACCCAGGCGGAGGCAAAGGAGATGGCAGCCAGATCACTTCAATGTTCAGTGATGAGAACCCAAACACATGCAGCATAGTTTGA